In Salinisphaera sp. LB1, one genomic interval encodes:
- the argF gene encoding ornithine carbamoyltransferase: MPFNLCNRSFLTLKDFSPAEIGYLLDLSRELKAAKAAGTEQPRLLGRNIALLFEKDSTRTRCAFEVAAHDQGAHVTYLGPSGSHMGVKESIKDTARVLGRMFDAIEYRGFGQNVVEELAAYAGVPVWNGLTADFHPTQVLADFLTMREHSDKPLKDITFCFVGDGHNNVAISLMVCAAKLGMGCHIAAPAARQPAAEHLAYCRELAEHTGARIRVSDDVSEAVAGVDFLYTDVWVSMGEPEQAWAARIELLQPYQINRRMLDLTANQAVGVMHCLPAFHNRETTYGEKIFQTHGLEAMEITDEVFESGQSIVFDQAENRLHTIKAIMIATLGR, from the coding sequence ATGCCCTTCAATCTCTGCAACCGCAGTTTTCTCACCCTCAAGGATTTCAGCCCGGCCGAGATCGGCTATCTGCTCGATCTGTCGCGCGAGTTGAAGGCGGCCAAGGCCGCCGGCACCGAGCAGCCGCGGCTGCTCGGTCGCAATATCGCGTTGCTGTTCGAAAAGGACAGCACCCGTACGCGTTGCGCTTTCGAGGTCGCGGCCCACGACCAGGGCGCGCATGTGACCTATCTTGGCCCGAGCGGGTCGCATATGGGCGTCAAGGAAAGCATCAAGGACACCGCGCGGGTACTCGGGCGCATGTTCGATGCCATCGAGTACCGCGGTTTCGGCCAGAACGTCGTCGAGGAACTGGCAGCGTATGCCGGCGTGCCGGTGTGGAACGGGCTGACCGCCGACTTCCATCCGACCCAGGTGCTCGCCGATTTCCTGACCATGCGCGAGCACAGCGACAAGCCGCTCAAGGACATCACCTTCTGCTTCGTCGGCGACGGCCACAACAACGTCGCCATCTCGCTCATGGTGTGCGCCGCCAAGCTCGGCATGGGTTGTCATATCGCGGCACCGGCCGCGCGCCAGCCGGCCGCCGAGCACCTGGCATACTGCCGCGAGCTCGCCGAGCACACCGGCGCGCGCATTCGGGTCAGCGATGACGTGAGCGAGGCCGTGGCCGGCGTGGATTTTCTCTACACCGATGTATGGGTTTCGATGGGCGAGCCGGAACAGGCCTGGGCCGCGCGGATCGAGTTGCTGCAGCCGTACCAGATCAATCGCCGGATGCTCGATCTGACCGCCAACCAGGCCGTAGGCGTCATGCACTGCCTGCCGGCATTCCATAATCGCGAGACCACCTACGGCGAGAAGATCTTTCAGACCCACGGTCTCGAGGCGATGGAGATCACCGACGAGGTCTTCGAATCCGGGCAGTCCATCGTATTCGATCAGGCCGAGAACCGGTTGCATACAATCAAGGCGATCATGATCGCCACGCTGGGGCGTTGA
- the arcC gene encoding carbamate kinase, whose protein sequence is MRVVAALGGNALLRRGQPLSAENQRENARVAAEALLPIVAAGHELVIAHGNGPQVGLLALQNDAYKAGEAYPLDVLGAESEGMIGYLLEQELANVLPLNRRVVTLLTQVEVDRHDAAFATPSKPIGPVYSRDEADALSVRHGWRIAADGASYRRVVPSPAPRRILELDAVGLLLRHRMIPICAGGGGIPVVRREDDRYGGVEAVIDKDATSALLARQLKADALLMLTDIDAVQTDFGTPQARRLRRVGADALDDIAFADGSMAPKIAAAQTFVRETGGFAAIGRLNDADLLLVGRAGTRIEASPGGERSYYWHKYN, encoded by the coding sequence ATGCGGGTCGTGGCCGCACTCGGCGGGAATGCGCTACTGCGGCGCGGGCAGCCGTTGAGTGCCGAAAATCAACGCGAGAATGCCCGGGTGGCGGCCGAAGCGCTGCTGCCCATCGTGGCCGCCGGTCACGAGCTGGTGATCGCGCATGGCAACGGGCCCCAGGTCGGACTGCTGGCGTTGCAAAACGACGCCTACAAGGCGGGCGAGGCGTATCCGCTCGATGTCCTGGGGGCCGAATCCGAGGGCATGATCGGCTATCTGCTGGAGCAGGAACTGGCCAACGTACTGCCGCTGAATCGTCGCGTGGTGACGTTGCTGACCCAGGTGGAAGTGGATCGGCATGACGCCGCATTCGCAACGCCCTCTAAGCCGATTGGTCCGGTCTATAGCCGCGACGAGGCAGACGCCTTGTCCGTCCGGCACGGCTGGCGCATTGCCGCCGATGGGGCGTCGTATCGGCGGGTGGTCCCGTCGCCGGCGCCGCGGCGCATTCTGGAGCTGGACGCGGTCGGCCTGCTGCTCAGGCATCGCATGATCCCGATCTGCGCCGGCGGCGGGGGGATCCCGGTCGTGCGACGTGAGGATGATCGCTACGGCGGCGTCGAGGCGGTCATCGACAAGGATGCGACCAGCGCCCTGCTTGCCCGGCAGCTTAAAGCCGACGCGTTATTGATGCTCACGGATATCGATGCGGTCCAGACCGATTTCGGCACCCCGCAGGCCCGCCGCCTGCGCCGCGTCGGCGCCGACGCGCTTGACGATATTGCGTTTGCGGATGGTTCCATGGCGCCGAAGATCGCGGCAGCCCAGACGTTTGTTCGCGAGACCGGTGGCTTCGCGGCGATCGGGCGCCTCAACGATGCGGATCTATTGCTTGTGGGCCGTGCCGGTACGCGGATCGAGGCCAGCCCCGGCGGCGAGCGCTCCTACTATTGGCACAAGTACAACTAA